Part of the Ornithinimicrobium flavum genome, TCCTGGCCGTGCTCGTCGACGTGCCGGCTGATGCCGGTGGCGACGGCCGTGCCACCGGCCACGGCCAGGCTCCCGCCCTCGCAGAAGTCGTGCTGGACGTCGACGATGATCAGCGCTCGGCTCATGCGTCGAGCATGCCACCATCTCGCGCTGAGGACGTCCTCCTGGGGGCTAGCGCTTGCGGACGACGTTGGTCTTGGCGACCTTGTCGTGCAGGGCCTGACGGTTCTTGTCCCACAGCGGCCACAGCACGTTGACCAGGGTGAACAGGCTGACGAAGCTCAGGGCCGGGTTGAGGTTCCCGAGGATTCCCGGGCCCTGGTAGACCAGGGCCCGCAGCAGGGACGGGAGCCAGCCGACGTTGCCAGGCTCGTCGCGCAGCCGCACGCGCAGCCCGGTGGCCAGCTTGCCCAGCGTCCCGCCCAGCAGGGTCACCAGGACGACCTCGTACGCCAGGCCCACGACGCCCACCAGCATCGTGAACATCGCCAGCCCGCGCGACAGCTCGGCCGGTGGAAGGGCGAAGGGATCGGTGCCGGTCTGGGTCAAGGACCAGTCGAGGTAGTCGGCGAAGAAGCCGGGCATCAGGAGGTTGCCGAGCACAAGACCCAGGATGGCCAGGACGATGCCGTCCAGGATGCGCGCGGCGACCCGGTGCCACCACCCGGCCAGCGGCTGACCGTCCGGCGTCGACGACCGCGGGTCGACCTGCGGCTGATAGCCGCCACCCGGCATCGGCGCCCCCTGCCACTGGCCCTGGTACGGGTTCTGGCCCGTCTGACCCGCGTAGGGGTTCTGGCCGCCCTGGCCGTACGGGTTGCCCTGGCCCTGCTGGCCGTACGGGTTGCCCTGGCCCTGCTGACCGTACGGGTTGCCCTGGCCCTGACCGCCGTA contains:
- a CDS encoding RDD family protein, whose product is MSQQAGWYDDPQDDSNLRYWDGVQWTNHTSPKQKPGLERAGQGQQGDAGSGWGQQAGPGQAGGAQGPVDYGGQSGYGGQGQGNPYGQQGQGNPYGQQGQGNPYGQGGQNPYAGQTGQNPYQGQWQGAPMPGGGYQPQVDPRSSTPDGQPLAGWWHRVAARILDGIVLAILGLVLGNLLMPGFFADYLDWSLTQTGTDPFALPPAELSRGLAMFTMLVGVVGLAYEVVLVTLLGGTLGKLATGLRVRLRDEPGNVGWLPSLLRALVYQGPGILGNLNPALSFVSLFTLVNVLWPLWDKNRQALHDKVAKTNVVRKR